The following are encoded together in the Lathyrus oleraceus cultivar Zhongwan6 chromosome 3, CAAS_Psat_ZW6_1.0, whole genome shotgun sequence genome:
- the LOC127130717 gene encoding uncharacterized protein LOC127130717, with protein sequence MAGRNDRAIADALESVAQVMHGQHNQTGHRANEGTSAEKNCYKCGKIGHLIADCKGNVMNFYNCGEQRNINTNFQKPKKVQSEGKVFALSGIKTASADRLIQVTRFINDIPLISIIDTGATHAFISLECAKILNLKLSSMVGSMVIDTPSNDSLNTSLVCLKYPLNIYGKSFAMNLVCLQLIQLDVILKIN encoded by the exons ATGGCTGGAAGAAACGATCGTGCAATTGCTGATGCTTTGGAGTCAGTGGCTCAGGTGATGCATGGGCAACATAATCAAACTG GTCATCGTGCCAATGAGGGCACAAGTGCTGAGAAGAATTGTTACAAGTGTGGGAAGATAGGGCACCTCATCGCTGATTGTAAGGGTAATGTTATGAACTTCTACAATTGTGGAGAGCAACGCAATATCAATACTAATTTCCAAAAGCCGAAGAAGGTCCAATCTGAGGGTAAAGTTTTTGCATTGTCTGGGATAAAGACTGCTAGTGCTGACAGGTTGATTCAAGTTACGCGTTTTATCAATGATATACCTCTAATTTCTATTATTGACACGGGTGCAACACATGCTTTTATTTCGCTTGAATGTGCTAAGATATTGAATTTAAAGTTATCTTCTATGGTTGgaagtatggttattgataccCCATCCAATGATTCATTAAATACTTCATTGGTGTGTTTGAAATATCCACTAAATATTTATGGTAAGAGTTTTGCAATGAATTTAGTCTGTCTACAGTTGATCCAGCTTGATGTTATCCTTAAAATAAACTAG